The genomic region CTGCGCCTCAGCAGCTCACCAAATGGCAAACTCAGACTCGCACTGAGAACGCCGCCCGCGCCGCGCCGCTGCTCTCTTTACGACCTACAGAGCCGCCGCCGCCGCGAATGCTGGCGAGTTATCCCGACGCGACCACCGTGCAGGCTGAGCGCACGCTGACGAAGGGACAAGCCCGCTTGTGGGTCATCCTGCACCGCCTGGCTGTGGACGTGGGTAGGGAGCGCGGCTACACTGCCACGCCTCACCACGTCGCCTACCACTGCCCCGCATTGACCATTGCCGGGGCGCTGGGCTACACCGACCGACACATTCGCACCCTCGCAGCTGGCCTTGAGAGAGCTGGCTTGTTGGACTGCGGCGGCCACGCGCAACAGATCGGAGCGCGGAGCCTGTACGACGGGACGTTGTGGGGCGTGCTGACCGTGGCCAGCTCAGAGCCACCGCGCCTGCGGGCCGAGGACTGGCGGCATAATTGGCGACCCGACTTTGGGGATGATGTGGTCGGCAAAACCGGAGCCGCCGCCGAGACTTCCGAACTACTTTCTAAGAGCGCGGAACCTGAAGAGCACTACAGGGCCGCAAAACGCCGTGCCGCTGCTCCAAGCGCTTCAAGCGCCCCGCTATGTCCCAGTTCGGAACAAGTCAACCCGGCAAGCTTTCGAGGCGTCATAGACGGCATTGCGGCGCTCTGGCGGCTGCACAGCAGTAAGCGCCCACGAGCGGTTGGAGCGCTGGCCTCACAGATCGCCGGGGCGTTGGCTGAGCCGGAGCGTCGCCGCTACTGGTGCCAAGTGCTTTGGCAAGCGCTCACCGCCCAGGACGCAGGCGCAATAGGTGGACTCAGCGCCCTCACCGCCCAATTCGACCGCCTCGCGGTTGATCTGCGCGAGAACGCGCCGTGGAAGTCGCCAGGGGCCATCCTTGCGGCCCGTTGGAAGGGGGCACAATGAACGGAATCGGCCAAATTTAGAAGACCGCTTCAAGCTCTAGTGGCCCTAACCAGCGTCGAGATCGATGTGTCAACGCGTACAACTCAATTTCTATCAGGAAATGCCAGCGCTGAGCTTCCGTGCTTCCTGTGTCCTGGATTAACGTATCTCGCAGCGGATGATGGCTGTCGATTAGGTAGGTGTTCCGGCGGTGAAGGCGCTCTAAGAAGTGCCTTAGTGGAACCGCGTCCCACTTTCCAGATTCACCTCCGTTGCAAGAGGGGCAAGCTAGTACCAGATTCCAGACTCGGTTGAGATCTACTTGCGGGATCTGAAAACCGACGATCCAGGGGAAGAAGTGATCAACGTGGCAATTTTGACCACTGGTCGTGTCCATAGGCTGGAAGCAGTAGAAGCAGCAGCTTTTCTGGTAGCCGCTGAGGGCTGGCCGGAGGTGAGTGAGACTCTTCCGCGATTGATTGTGCCAAGGCAGCAGCACCAGGTCTTGGCTGTCATGGCCGACAACAATAGGTCGTGAGGCGGGTACTCCGAGATGTTTTTGAGTCCAGGCGTGTTCGACTAGATTCCAGCGTGCCTCAATTTCTTCCGCCAACTGCCGCTGCTCCAATTCGGTCAAGCGAAGCAGCTCGTCAGTCAGGGTGAGTGTGCGCCTCTTTTGTTTCGACCGCGAATAGAATTTCACGCTGCTCTCGCCTTTGGGGAGCCAGTGGAAGAGGTCGAGCACATAGCGGAAGGCGTGTTTGACAGTCAGGTCATCCAGCAAGTCGGCATCAAGCTGCCCGTTGAGATGGGCGATACCAGCTTTCAGAAAGAGACCATTGGTCATTGTGCTTTGCGCTTGACCACCCTTGAGATGCAGCAGGATGTGGTGGACGAAGAAAGGGGCCAGCTCCGGCAAAGTCACGCTTGAACGGCCCAACTGCGCCAGATCCAAGAGAGCGCGGCCAAGGGCAAACTTGTAGGAAGCCGTGTTGGGGCCGAACAAGATGATGCTCCGAAAATAGGTGGCGTCATCGGGTGCAGCACGGATGAACTCGCTATAGCCTCCAGTCGGTTCCGGCACATTCCCAACATACATCCAGGGCGAAAGTTCTAGAAGCGTTCAGAGCCGCCTTTCTGGGCCGTCACCAGTGATATCCAAAAGGAAGCCCACCGCCTCGCGAGCATCAGCCCCGCCTCCTTCTTGGCGATAACATCAAGGTGCTGCGTGGAGAAATCACCACCGAGTTTGTAAACTGTTTGTCTTGATCCACAATGTAAAAAATTCGCTCGCTAGCGGCAGCAAAAATGGAGTATAAATAGCTTGTTTTTAAGCAAGTGTTCGAGCAAACGACGTATCTATTCTGTGATCTGTTTTACGACGGTTTTACTTATATGAGTGTGCCAAAACCATCTGGAAGATCGAGCGAACTACGGAGACTGGAGAAGAATGACGCAAGGTATTAGGCAAGTCGAGCGACGGATCGAAAATGAAGAGTTGCAGGAAATGCGACTGAGAAATGCCAAAGACCGCGTGCTGGAGATGCGCACACGTGATATCCTAAACGCTGTTCAATCGCGTAGAGAGGTCATTACTACACATCACGACGACCCACGTTATGAAGATTTTTTCAGTATGTTAGATGATCGATGTAAAAGAATTTTCGAGCCGTTTCTCAGGCGTCTCTGCGCAATTCAGCAAGCAGATGAATTGACACGTTTTGAGGCTGAGGAAATGCGGAAGCGTCGGGAGTATGACGAAGAGTTGAAGACGCGTTACAAAAATGAATATGCTGCCATTATGGTGCAGATCGAGCACACTGAGGGCAGATATACCGCTACCCGTACCCGCGATGGGCAACGTCTACAGGGAGCGGGCAGCACGATGTCTGAGGCGGTGCTGAGCCTCGCGGACCAGGAGGGCGACTTTAGCTAAATCCCTGGTGGCGGACCCGCAGCGTTTTGAACTTGCACGTACTCGTGCAGAGGATTGCAGTAGTGCAAAAAACGCACTACTGCAATCCTCTGCACTGCGCCGCGCTTGAAAATTTTGACTATATGTCATGGCACTTTTTGGAGGTCAACTATGAAACTTTTAAGACTGTCAGAACAGATGAGTAAAGCGAAAGATCCGGCGAAATATTACCGTGCATTTGAAGCGGCAGTGGTGAGGAATGAGATTGTAGGAGTAGTAGAGTTATCAGAACGTGCTCGTATCCCGGCAAGAAAGAAAGGCGGTAAAGCGCGTGAGGTATCAGACTACGCTATAATGCCCTCAGAAGCGTTCAATGCATGGAATGAGCATGCATTATTGCTCGCTACAAGCTCTACAAACGTACCGAGTTTCAATGCCCTGCAAAGCGGTGTTATCAATTTTGAAGAGGCAGAGCGAGCAACGCGGAAAATGTTGGAAAAAAAGGCACAACGTGCAGCAGCACTCGTGGCAGAACGTAAGGCGAAATTGAGCAGAACGCAGCAGAAGTAGAAAAAGCAGATAGCACCTCGTGCACGGGATGAATTCTTATCCCGTGCACGATTTCTTTTGTAAGCGCGAGGTGGAAAAAAGAATATATGTCTCGGGGCGAGGCTAGAGAATTATGCTTACTTTCACTGCGTGGCAAGATAAGTGCTCAGGGATCGGTTTTGCTCCGCAAACCCTCAGCCCCGAGCACCTCTTGCCCTTCCAGGGGGGCATAAACGACTTTTTGGGATGCACGTAAATCGGAATTACCGATTGTGCCCATAGACTTATGTTGTGAAGCAGCAAGTTTCTCTGACTCTAGACGTGCGACTGGTGGCCGCGCTCGATGGTGTGGCCGCCACTGGCCAGGTCACCCGGAGCGAGATGCTCGAACAATTGCTAGGAGTGGGGATTGACGAGCATGCGAAACGCAAGGCGGCAGAACAGAAAGTTACGCTCTCGGTGAGGGTCACACCGACGACTGCACAACACCTCAAAAGCGTCGCAACGTCTCAGAAGACCAGCAAAAATGCGGCCATTGAGTACGTCATAGAGAGAGGTTTAGCGAGCCTAATCGACGAGAGCCAGACCGCCGCTCTTGGGGTGCTGTTTGATCGCCTGGAAGATGTGGCGCAGCAGGCACAGCAAGAACATAACCGACAGACGCACCGCCTCGCGCACCTCTTGAGTCGCACAACGCTAGAGGGAATAGCGACGCGCGAAATGATGACCGCTTTTCTGACACAGGTTCTCAAAATTGACGCGCGTCCGATCTCCGAAGCTGCCTGGACTACTGCTGTAGACAGATTGAGCAGCCCTTCTCCACAAATCCGGGAAACAATGCGGCAGATTTTGAAGGCGGTGACGCATGACGGCCAGCAATAGCCGCGAAAAATGCCGAACGCATCATCGTTACGGGCGGCATGGTGGAACGGCAAGAGTGAAGGGACGAGGACGGCATCAAGGTGTGACGACTGAACGTAAAACAGATGTGACGATGGCGGACAAATCGCGCTACAACGCCACTCGTTTCTCTAAAGAAAACTACGCGCTATACGACGCAGATGGAGAAGCAATTAGAGGCGGACATCAAGAGGCCTTTGCACAGACACGCGAGGCGGCAGATCACATTCAGGTAATGGCAAAGGGGCGCAATAAAGGTAGGGCTTACATCTATGACACTGAAATTTCTCCGGGCAACGGCAGGTTGAGTGATCAATCTGCACACCGCATAACTGCGGAGTACATCGAGGTGTTAAGGAGTCAGGGGCACCAGGTCGAAGGTGTGCAATATGTGATTCATCAAAATACACAGCACACGCACGTTCATCTGATGTTTGCGACGCAAAAAACTATTCAGAAATCTGATGATAGGTCGGCAAAGTACAAGTTGCGGGAGGTCGCAGACAGATTGAGAGACATTGACAAAAGTCTAGACACGATTAGAGAAGTTGTAGAAGTCCAACAGGATCACCTAAAGAGTCGAGGGGGTTGAGTATGAGTCAACATAAAATATTAAGATTTGTAGTTCCTATCGAAATTATTCTGGTCGTCGGCTATATTTTGAAGAATATTTATAATTCAGATACATCTCTTGCCAAATCTTCATCCTGGATTTTGATCTACGCTCTGTTTCATATCCTTTACTTAATTTTTACCAATTTTGCCATCTTCTTTCCTGACTATGGACGAAAAAATATCGGCAAGCCTGTGCGTAGATTGCCTCAAACACTCAAGACACTGATACCCCTTTACGGTGTACTGACGGTTCTATTTACGATTGATGCAGTATTGAATTTGAAACTAGCAAGTAATCCAATTACGCTTTTCCTCTCGTTCGCTGTCATGCCTTACATCATGAGTAGAAGTGTAAACAAACGATCCTTTGAAAACGTTTTGAGGATGGCGAATGCGACCAATGTGCCAGGTATTGCCGTACAAGGGCCGCAGAATGTTACCGACTACAGCAAAGCCGTGAGGCCCAAGTAAGGGGTGGATCATGTTTAAAAAGCCAACAACGGTTAATAGAATGTCACAGCCTGAAGACTTTAAAAACGCCTTTGTCGTCGGCACCGCAAATGTTCAATCCGATGGGAAACTGAAGTGGAAGATCGTGGCCATTTTTCCGAACGCGGGGAGTCTCAGGCAACATGGGAATATACTTGTAGTGGCTGGGCCAGGTGGAGGAAAAGGGAGAATAATCACGGTTAACCTGATAAGCTGGGGCCATTCCGCAATCGTGATCGATCTGAAAGGCGAGACGTATACAAAGACCGCAAATGCGCGTTATAAAGTTGACAATGGGAAAGGCAAAGTGGTGGTGTTAGATAGTAAGAATGGCACAGGTCACCGTTACAATCCACTTTCTGTAGTGAGTCGCGATCAGTGGTTTGATCTTGCTGCCGAATTAATCAGTGTGACGAATGGTGATCCTTTCTGGAGTAGCGTTGCCAACGACCTGTGGTTGGCGGCATGGTCGGCAGCACAACACGCAAGAAGACCTCATATGCCGTATGCCGTCGAGTTGATGAAATTAGACCTCTCAGATGCTATCTGCTACTTCATGTATTACCACAAAGACGATCCAGCGACGATGCAGCATCTACTCGACTTTCTTGGAACACGCCCAAATGAAGAGCAGATGGCAAAAATCAAAGGCGGGAACGCAAGTAGACTTCTCGAAAGTATGTGGAAGACAGTGAAAACTACCATGACTATTTTCAACGACACTATTCTTTTGAATTTAATGAGCGGTCATGATGTTGACGTTGAGGGAATGTTCTACAACGGAGGCATCACTACAATTTATGTAATCGTGGACGAAACGAAGCCTCGCGTTTTTGCCGCTTTTGGACGCCTAATCATGAAGACACTGGGTGACGCTCTCATTCGAGAAGGTGACAAGCAGAATGTGGTACGTCGTCCCATCCTCATGCTCTTTGATGAGTTCGGGCGTGTACGTCTCAATGACGTTTTTGATTGGCTAGACACTTTGCGAAGCCGCGACATCGTTTTGTGTATTTTTTTGCAGAAATTGAGCCAGTTTGCACCAAAAAATGGCAAGGAGTTCGATGAAAGTGATGAAAACAGTTTTCATCATTGGATTCTTTTTGCGCCAAATAATCCTTCTGGACGTATAGGGAAACTGATCAGTGGCATGTCAGGACAGACCACTGTTAGAGCAGATGGTGGAGTGGGGCGTAGTGTCAACATGGACGGCGATATCACGACGAGCCGCAACGTCAGTTTCGCCCGGCGTGCAGTTGTCGAGCAGGAGGACTACGAAACGTGGGGTGCTGATCAGGCATATGTCACGCTGCGGCAACTGCGAACCGAAAAGTACGTGGTCACCTCGGCCAACACAGATAATTTGGGTTGGGCGTTGCCCCCCGAAGCACAGCCACTTCCCCGCCTCTCTTCCTATGTGTCCCCCTTGATGCCTCTACCGTCTGAGATCGATGCGGCCACCTGGACTGCTGCACAACAGATCGTGGAGGAGGCTGGAGGGGATGACGCCGTGAGTAACGCCATGCGTGCGGCTCTCGGTGGTCTGGGTATGGCGGTGACGGTATGAGTGCAATGATGAGCAACATATTTCATAGACTCAAGCTGCGCCGCCAGACAGTAGACGAGCGTGCCGCCATGTTGCGTACTGGTGATGAGTATCGTCATGCCCACCGCGCTGCCAAGCTACTGGCGGCGTCGTGGTGGGTGCTTGCCTCGGTTCTCGTCTTTACGGTGGCTTGGGGAGCCGTGCAGACCGTGCGAAGCGTCTACGCTTACACAGACATCTTGACGCCCCGCAGTGCAGCGCTTTACAGGGAGATGCGTGATCGCCCGGACGCAACTTTGACAGCATCCCGAGCGGTTGACCTGGTGCCAGTCGATTGGGGTTCACAGACTGTCGATTACGCCTTGCAGTGCCGCAAGCGCCCTATCTGTACAGATCAGGCACGTATGGCCTTTACGTATTGGTGGAACCGTCTGCCTGACCTGGTACGGATACGGCAACTGGTCACAGGGTTCTTTGGTGGACTCGTATTCTTGTCAGTTTTTGTTTTTGTGTCGCAAGGTGATATTCGGCGTTGGGAGCAAGATGAGATCAACTTTCTAGGCCGTCAAGAACGCAATGCCAGAAAAGCGGCGCGAGGATAGAAAAAGACAACTTCAAATTCGGTAGAGCGGCTGATGCTTTTTCTAGGTAAGCTGGATCAGACCGTCACCATCACCGTGAGTAGTGACGAGCTACTCGCCGAGCAAATCACCGTCAGCGGTAAGTGACTCGCCCAGCACGAATTACGGTGCTTCAAGAGCTATGAGTATAATAGAGAAGACTTTGCATGACTCGTACAACTAGCGTCTGGATGACTCGGAGGAATTTTGTCGTTATCTGAAGCAAAATTGATAAGTTGGACAAAGCCATCAAGCGATCACGAAGAGAGTATGTGTGACCGCTCTGCTAGGATGATTGAATCAGCTCTTTGGAACTACGCACCTTTAGAGCAACGAGAATACATAGTTATCTCCCAAGGTTCTTATCACAATAATACCAATGTAAGATTATCTAGCGACGTGGATGTTTGCATCGCTTTTACCGATGTTATTCAAAGCAGTTATCATTATACGCCGGATTGGAACAGCCAAAGAATGGGATTTACACGCTCAGATAGGCTATTTTCGGATGATCGTGAGCTCATAAGAAAAGCTCTTATACAAACTTTCGGAGCCAATGGAATTAGGTCGGGTGGAAAGGCATTTGAGATACTAGCGAACCAAGGAACGCGAGTTAACGCCGATGCTGTGCCTGCATGGCGTTTTGCAGGCTGGTCGCCATCTGCCAGCGGTGATCGCCCAAGTAGGCGAGAAGGTGTTACTTTTTGGACGACGGAGGGAAAGCAGGTAATCAATTTCCCTGAACAGCACTACACTAATGGAAAAAATAAGAACAACAGGACTGGAAGGGCTTTTAAGCGTGCTACTCGGATTTTAAAACGGATTCGTTACGATATGTTAGATAATGATGATCCAATTGCTGACGGTCTTGCATCATTCACTATAGAGAGTGCTATATACAATGTGCCGGATGACACTTTTGATCGTAATAGCTGGACTCAAGTTATGAGGGATGTTCTATATTATATGGATGTTGCACTATATAACGGCAGTGCTTCAAAAGAGTGGGTAGAGGTAAGTGGTATGAAGTGGATGTTCAAAGATAATTACGGAATTCCTTCTAATTGGTCAGTAGCCAATCTACGTAAATTCACCCAAGCTGCTCGCGAATTGATAGGCTAATGTTATCGGATTCTACTAGAGATTTGATTTTGAAACTCCTTGGGGGAGTTTTAACTGTCTTTTTCTCCATTATATTTTCGCTTCAGCCTGGCTGTAATTTACTACATCTTTCATTCTGTGCTGATCTAAAGCCTAAGGCTGAGACATTTAACTTAGTAGGACCGATTTTTGCTGCGGTGCTTTATGCATTTAACCGTTGGTTCTGGCGCATGAAAATAGGCAGATGGATAGGTTGGAAGTCGCCAGACATTCAGGGAACGTGGCGCGGAGAGCTTGAACTTTTGCGACATCTGCCTGGTATCCGTAAACCTAACGCCCCTATCCCTATCGTTTTAGTTGTAAGGCAAGAGGCATTTCGGATACGCCTTACCCTCTATACAGCCGAGAGTAATTCATCTTCTTTGGCGGCAGATTTCACTAAAATCGACGACGAAAATGAATTAGTTTATTCGTATCGAAATGAGTCTGATCCTCGCCACAGGCTGCAAAGCCCGATTCATATTGGGACAGCTGTTTTTAAAATGTTGTCACTCAAGCCAGCTTCACTAATAGGCGAATACTATACGGATCGTCTTACTGCTGGACGTATGAGCTTGACAGAACACACATCAGATTTAGCCGTCAGTTTTAATGATGCTTCACAATTAACCTTTAAACTACGGCCAGTAATTCGGTAAGACTCATTTCTCTATGATGAATATTTGGCATCGAGGGTGACGGATTCTCCCCAGGCTGTTTTCAGCGCCGGACAGGTCGCAGAACGCGCCCCGCTATCAATCAGGCTGCCCGCTTAAACGTGTGGCCTATGACAGCGGGGCTTTGGACGTTCTGCCCTGGGCTTTCTGCTGACAACAACCAATGGAGAGCATCCGATGACCACCCCCAACACCAAGCGCATAGCGGAATTAAACGAGCTTTGCCGCCGCGCTCCCGGCCTTGCCGGACGGCTTTATCTCACCGAAGGCGTAGCGGCCTTACCAGCCTGTGACCAATCAGCCATCTGTGAGAAGGCGCAACGGTTCGAGAATTTCACCCCGGACAACGACCCTTACGGCGAGCACGATTTCGGCGCTTTGACCCATAGCGGGGAGAAAATCTTCTAGAAGATCGACTATTACGCCACGGATCTGGAGCAAGGCAGCGAAGACACCGCCGACCCCATGCAGACCGTGCGGGTGCTGACCATCATGCTTGCCGAGGAATATTAGGCAACGGGCCGCCTTGGTCGGGGCGGCCCTCTCCTACCTGCTCAGCCCTGAGCCTGCCGAA from Deinococcus detaillensis harbors:
- a CDS encoding relaxase/mobilization nuclease domain-containing protein → MTASNSREKCRTHHRYGRHGGTARVKGRGRHQGVTTERKTDVTMADKSRYNATRFSKENYALYDADGEAIRGGHQEAFAQTREAADHIQVMAKGRNKGRAYIYDTEISPGNGRLSDQSAHRITAEYIEVLRSQGHQVEGVQYVIHQNTQHTHVHLMFATQKTIQKSDDRSAKYKLREVADRLRDIDKSLDTIREVVEVQQDHLKSRGG
- a CDS encoding Cap15 family cyclic dinucleotide receptor domain-containing protein; this encodes MILKLLGGVLTVFFSIIFSLQPGCNLLHLSFCADLKPKAETFNLVGPIFAAVLYAFNRWFWRMKIGRWIGWKSPDIQGTWRGELELLRHLPGIRKPNAPIPIVLVVRQEAFRIRLTLYTAESNSSSLAADFTKIDDENELVYSYRNESDPRHRLQSPIHIGTAVFKMLSLKPASLIGEYYTDRLTAGRMSLTEHTSDLAVSFNDASQLTFKLRPVIR
- a CDS encoding type IV secretory system conjugative DNA transfer family protein, with protein sequence MFKKPTTVNRMSQPEDFKNAFVVGTANVQSDGKLKWKIVAIFPNAGSLRQHGNILVVAGPGGGKGRIITVNLISWGHSAIVIDLKGETYTKTANARYKVDNGKGKVVVLDSKNGTGHRYNPLSVVSRDQWFDLAAELISVTNGDPFWSSVANDLWLAAWSAAQHARRPHMPYAVELMKLDLSDAICYFMYYHKDDPATMQHLLDFLGTRPNEEQMAKIKGGNASRLLESMWKTVKTTMTIFNDTILLNLMSGHDVDVEGMFYNGGITTIYVIVDETKPRVFAAFGRLIMKTLGDALIREGDKQNVVRRPILMLFDEFGRVRLNDVFDWLDTLRSRDIVLCIFLQKLSQFAPKNGKEFDESDENSFHHWILFAPNNPSGRIGKLISGMSGQTTVRADGGVGRSVNMDGDITTSRNVSFARRAVVEQEDYETWGADQAYVTLRQLRTEKYVVTSANTDNLGWALPPEAQPLPRLSSYVSPLMPLPSEIDAATWTAAQQIVEEAGGDDAVSNAMRAALGGLGMAVTV
- a CDS encoding HNH endonuclease family protein, which translates into the protein MPEPTGGYSEFIRAAPDDATYFRSIILFGPNTASYKFALGRALLDLAQLGRSSVTLPELAPFFVHHILLHLKGGQAQSTMTNGLFLKAGIAHLNGQLDADLLDDLTVKHAFRYVLDLFHWLPKGESSVKFYSRSKQKRRTLTLTDELLRLTELEQRQLAEEIEARWNLVEHAWTQKHLGVPASRPIVVGHDSQDLVLLPWHNQSRKSLTHLRPALSGYQKSCCFYCFQPMDTTSGQNCHVDHFFPWIVGFQIPQVDLNRVWNLVLACPSCNGGESGKWDAVPLRHFLERLHRRNTYLIDSHHPLRDTLIQDTGSTEAQRWHFLIEIELYALTHRSRRWLGPLELEAVF
- a CDS encoding nucleotidyltransferase family protein; the protein is MSLSEAKLISWTKPSSDHEESMCDRSARMIESALWNYAPLEQREYIVISQGSYHNNTNVRLSSDVDVCIAFTDVIQSSYHYTPDWNSQRMGFTRSDRLFSDDRELIRKALIQTFGANGIRSGGKAFEILANQGTRVNADAVPAWRFAGWSPSASGDRPSRREGVTFWTTEGKQVINFPEQHYTNGKNKNNRTGRAFKRATRILKRIRYDMLDNDDPIADGLASFTIESAIYNVPDDTFDRNSWTQVMRDVLYYMDVALYNGSASKEWVEVSGMKWMFKDNYGIPSNWSVANLRKFTQAARELIG